One window from the genome of Solea solea chromosome 2, fSolSol10.1, whole genome shotgun sequence encodes:
- the nr1i2 gene encoding nuclear receptor subfamily 1 group I member 2 isoform X1 → MSEEASGGCPIYEELTQKDEEENTSDDDESRVCGVCGDQARGYHFNALTCEGCKGFFRRAIQRSMQLHCPFMNNCAITKNNRRSCQACRFNKCQSIGMRRDMVMSERDVLKRRMRIKKKKMFDVPKQLSSQQEETIQELLCGHHSTFDSEFSRFSGFRPMDRIILSVSEYNQPTSKPFQPLTNCSTGTCTESSKSATDPRTSSHANSSSSSSGLCGSSEGEKVGKSSVFTALPHMADLTTYMIQDIICFSKSLPDFRSLTIEDQIALLKGAAFEIMQIRFNMVFNAKTNIWECGQIPYCIDDGVRAGFQPLLLEPLFRFHHTLRRLGLQEEEYVLMQAMSLFSADRPGVQQHSVIDKLHENVALTLKTWIDCKRTGPEKHLLFPKVVACLTEMRTMTEEYCKQVLQIQDIQPDDISPLILEVVSKDSCNDF, encoded by the exons ATGAGCGAGGAGGCCAGTGGAGGGTGCCCCATCTATGAAGAGCTCACCCAGAAGGACGAGGAGGAAAACACGTCTGACGATGACGAGTCCagagtgtgtggtgtgtgtggagACCAGGCCAGAGGTTACCACTTCAATGCCCTGACATGTGAAGGCTGTAAGGGATTTTTCAG acgtGCCATACAGAGGTCAATGCAGCTCCACTGTCCATTCATGAATAATTGCGCTATAACCAAAAACAACCGCAGGTCATGTCAAGCCTGTCGCTTCAATAAATGCCAGTCCATAGGCATGCGCAGAGACA TGGTCATGTCTGAGAGGGATGTACTCAAGAGGAGGATGCGAAtcaagaagaaaaagatgttTGATGTCCCAAAACAGCTTTCTTCCCAGCAGGAGGAAACCATTCAGGAGCTTCTCTGTGGCCACCACAGCACATTTGACTCAGAATTTTCACGCTTCAGTGGCTTTAGG cctATGGACAGAATCATCCTCTCTGTGAGCGAGTACAACCAGCCTACAAGCAAGCCCTTTCAGCCACTGACCAACTGCTCCACAGGCACCTGCACTGAATCGAGTAAATCTGCCACAGACCCCAGAACATCCTCACATgccaactcctcctcctcgtcctctggtctctgtggctcctctgaaGGAGAAAAGGTTGGAAAAAGCAGCGTTTTTACTGCTCTTCCACACATGGCTGACCTGACCACCTACATGATCCAGGACATCATTTGTTTCTCCAAAAGTCTTCCGGACTTCCG GTCTTTAACCATAGAGGATCAAATTGCTCTGCTCAAAGGAGCCGCATTCGAAATCATGCAGATCCGCTTCAACATGGTGTtcaatgcaaaaacaaacatctgggaGTGTGGTCAGATTCCATACTGCATAGATGACGGTGTACGAG CGGGTTTCCAGCCACTTCTACTAGAGCCTCTGTTCAGATTTCATCATACACTGCGCAGACTGGGGCTGCAGGAAGAAGAGTATGTTCTCATGCAAGCCATGTCCCTGTTTTCTGCAG ATCGTCCAGGTGTGCAGCAGCACAGCGTGATCGATAAGCTTCATGAAAACGTGGCACTGACACTAAAAACCTGGATTGACTGCAAGAGAACAGGCCCAGAAAAACA CTTGCTGTTTCCAAAGGTGGTGGCCTGTCTTACGGAGATGAGAACAATGACAGAGGAGTACTGCAAACAGGTTTTGCAGATCCAGGACATCCAGCCTGACGATATCTCTCCTCTCATACTGGAGGTGGTCAGTAAAGACTCCTGTAATGACTTCTGA
- the nr1i2 gene encoding nuclear receptor subfamily 1 group I member 2 isoform X2, giving the protein MSEEASGGCPIYEELTQKDEEENTSDDDESRVCGVCGDQARGYHFNALTCEGCKGFFRRAIQRSMQLHCPFMNNCAITKNNRRSCQACRFNKCQSIGMRRDMVMSERDVLKRRMRIKKKKMFDVPKQLSSQQEETIQELLCGHHSTFDSEFSRFSGFRPMDRIILSVSEYNQPTSKPFQPLTNCSTGTCTESSKSATDPRTSSHANSSSSSSGLCGSSEGEKVGKSSVFTALPHMADLTTYMIQDIICFSKSLPDFRSLTIEDQIALLKGAAFEIMQIRFNMVFNAKTNIWECGQIPYCIDDGVRAGFQPLLLEPLFRFHHTLRRLGLQEEEYVLMQAMSLFSADRPGVQQHSVIDKLHENVALTLKTWIDCKRTGPEKQWWPVLRR; this is encoded by the exons ATGAGCGAGGAGGCCAGTGGAGGGTGCCCCATCTATGAAGAGCTCACCCAGAAGGACGAGGAGGAAAACACGTCTGACGATGACGAGTCCagagtgtgtggtgtgtgtggagACCAGGCCAGAGGTTACCACTTCAATGCCCTGACATGTGAAGGCTGTAAGGGATTTTTCAG acgtGCCATACAGAGGTCAATGCAGCTCCACTGTCCATTCATGAATAATTGCGCTATAACCAAAAACAACCGCAGGTCATGTCAAGCCTGTCGCTTCAATAAATGCCAGTCCATAGGCATGCGCAGAGACA TGGTCATGTCTGAGAGGGATGTACTCAAGAGGAGGATGCGAAtcaagaagaaaaagatgttTGATGTCCCAAAACAGCTTTCTTCCCAGCAGGAGGAAACCATTCAGGAGCTTCTCTGTGGCCACCACAGCACATTTGACTCAGAATTTTCACGCTTCAGTGGCTTTAGG cctATGGACAGAATCATCCTCTCTGTGAGCGAGTACAACCAGCCTACAAGCAAGCCCTTTCAGCCACTGACCAACTGCTCCACAGGCACCTGCACTGAATCGAGTAAATCTGCCACAGACCCCAGAACATCCTCACATgccaactcctcctcctcgtcctctggtctctgtggctcctctgaaGGAGAAAAGGTTGGAAAAAGCAGCGTTTTTACTGCTCTTCCACACATGGCTGACCTGACCACCTACATGATCCAGGACATCATTTGTTTCTCCAAAAGTCTTCCGGACTTCCG GTCTTTAACCATAGAGGATCAAATTGCTCTGCTCAAAGGAGCCGCATTCGAAATCATGCAGATCCGCTTCAACATGGTGTtcaatgcaaaaacaaacatctgggaGTGTGGTCAGATTCCATACTGCATAGATGACGGTGTACGAG CGGGTTTCCAGCCACTTCTACTAGAGCCTCTGTTCAGATTTCATCATACACTGCGCAGACTGGGGCTGCAGGAAGAAGAGTATGTTCTCATGCAAGCCATGTCCCTGTTTTCTGCAG ATCGTCCAGGTGTGCAGCAGCACAGCGTGATCGATAAGCTTCATGAAAACGTGGCACTGACACTAAAAACCTGGATTGACTGCAAGAGAACAGGCCCAGAAAAACA GTGGTGGCCTGTCTTACGGAGATGA
- the nr1i2 gene encoding nuclear receptor subfamily 1 group I member 2 isoform X3 — translation MQLHCPFMNNCAITKNNRRSCQACRFNKCQSIGMRRDMVMSERDVLKRRMRIKKKKMFDVPKQLSSQQEETIQELLCGHHSTFDSEFSRFSGFRPMDRIILSVSEYNQPTSKPFQPLTNCSTGTCTESSKSATDPRTSSHANSSSSSSGLCGSSEGEKVGKSSVFTALPHMADLTTYMIQDIICFSKSLPDFRSLTIEDQIALLKGAAFEIMQIRFNMVFNAKTNIWECGQIPYCIDDGVRAGFQPLLLEPLFRFHHTLRRLGLQEEEYVLMQAMSLFSADRPGVQQHSVIDKLHENVALTLKTWIDCKRTGPEKHLLFPKVVACLTEMRTMTEEYCKQVLQIQDIQPDDISPLILEVVSKDSCNDF, via the exons ATGCAGCTCCACTGTCCATTCATGAATAATTGCGCTATAACCAAAAACAACCGCAGGTCATGTCAAGCCTGTCGCTTCAATAAATGCCAGTCCATAGGCATGCGCAGAGACA TGGTCATGTCTGAGAGGGATGTACTCAAGAGGAGGATGCGAAtcaagaagaaaaagatgttTGATGTCCCAAAACAGCTTTCTTCCCAGCAGGAGGAAACCATTCAGGAGCTTCTCTGTGGCCACCACAGCACATTTGACTCAGAATTTTCACGCTTCAGTGGCTTTAGG cctATGGACAGAATCATCCTCTCTGTGAGCGAGTACAACCAGCCTACAAGCAAGCCCTTTCAGCCACTGACCAACTGCTCCACAGGCACCTGCACTGAATCGAGTAAATCTGCCACAGACCCCAGAACATCCTCACATgccaactcctcctcctcgtcctctggtctctgtggctcctctgaaGGAGAAAAGGTTGGAAAAAGCAGCGTTTTTACTGCTCTTCCACACATGGCTGACCTGACCACCTACATGATCCAGGACATCATTTGTTTCTCCAAAAGTCTTCCGGACTTCCG GTCTTTAACCATAGAGGATCAAATTGCTCTGCTCAAAGGAGCCGCATTCGAAATCATGCAGATCCGCTTCAACATGGTGTtcaatgcaaaaacaaacatctgggaGTGTGGTCAGATTCCATACTGCATAGATGACGGTGTACGAG CGGGTTTCCAGCCACTTCTACTAGAGCCTCTGTTCAGATTTCATCATACACTGCGCAGACTGGGGCTGCAGGAAGAAGAGTATGTTCTCATGCAAGCCATGTCCCTGTTTTCTGCAG ATCGTCCAGGTGTGCAGCAGCACAGCGTGATCGATAAGCTTCATGAAAACGTGGCACTGACACTAAAAACCTGGATTGACTGCAAGAGAACAGGCCCAGAAAAACA CTTGCTGTTTCCAAAGGTGGTGGCCTGTCTTACGGAGATGAGAACAATGACAGAGGAGTACTGCAAACAGGTTTTGCAGATCCAGGACATCCAGCCTGACGATATCTCTCCTCTCATACTGGAGGTGGTCAGTAAAGACTCCTGTAATGACTTCTGA